A window of bacterium contains these coding sequences:
- a CDS encoding Gfo/Idh/MocA family oxidoreductase — translation MASKQGKDISRRGFLRNSAWAAGAGLGALALGTRSSMVSGAVAPSDKITVGYIATGARPQQIMDAMLTVPQFEIVAVCDAYKGRVARAIERCGGRPKAYDDYTKILGDKSIDAVVIATPDHWHIQMAIEAIQAGKDVYIEKPLTFTVDEGVKLIEAVKGSDRILQVGSQGISTNAQKKAKEVIASGKLGQVTMVRAYYNRNTAGGAWIYPIPPDANEQTVDWKQFLGSAPAQPFNLERFFRWRCYKDYSGGIPTDLFVHLATTIHFVMNVAAPSMVMGMGGLYRWKSSRDVADTVNASLAYREGFMVNMSTTFNNTLSAGDGFQVLGTEGSLVIGENLTFTPETPMEDDRWVVRSWPSQLEQAYYADPKLIAYETAAKAREAAAKSEQIPFEPGDESTLAHVKSWLAAIQSRKQPYECVEVGHRAAAVAHMVNRSIQTQSAVLWDFDKQLIKA, via the coding sequence ATGGCATCGAAGCAGGGGAAAGACATCAGCCGGCGCGGATTTCTGAGAAATTCGGCCTGGGCCGCCGGTGCGGGCCTGGGCGCTCTTGCCCTGGGGACACGCTCGAGCATGGTAAGCGGCGCGGTTGCGCCCTCGGACAAGATCACCGTGGGCTATATCGCCACCGGCGCGCGCCCGCAGCAGATCATGGACGCGATGCTCACTGTCCCGCAGTTCGAGATCGTCGCGGTCTGCGATGCCTACAAGGGCCGTGTTGCGCGGGCCATCGAGCGCTGCGGCGGCCGTCCCAAGGCCTATGACGACTACACCAAGATCCTGGGCGACAAGAGCATCGACGCCGTGGTGATCGCCACCCCCGACCACTGGCACATCCAGATGGCCATCGAGGCGATCCAGGCCGGCAAGGACGTCTACATCGAAAAGCCCCTGACTTTCACCGTGGATGAGGGCGTGAAGCTGATCGAAGCGGTCAAGGGCAGCGACCGTATCCTCCAGGTGGGCAGCCAGGGCATCTCGACCAACGCCCAGAAAAAGGCCAAGGAAGTCATCGCCTCCGGCAAGCTGGGCCAGGTGACCATGGTCCGCGCCTACTACAACCGCAACACCGCGGGCGGGGCCTGGATTTATCCGATCCCGCCGGACGCCAACGAGCAGACCGTGGACTGGAAGCAGTTCCTGGGCTCGGCCCCCGCGCAGCCGTTCAACCTCGAGCGCTTCTTCCGTTGGCGCTGCTACAAGGACTATTCGGGCGGCATCCCCACCGACCTGTTCGTGCACCTGGCCACCACGATCCATTTCGTGATGAACGTGGCCGCCCCGAGTATGGTCATGGGCATGGGCGGACTGTACCGCTGGAAGTCCAGCCGCGACGTGGCCGACACGGTCAACGCCTCGCTGGCCTACCGCGAGGGCTTCATGGTCAACATGTCCACCACGTTCAACAACACCCTTTCGGCGGGTGACGGGTTCCAGGTGCTGGGCACCGAGGGCAGCCTGGTGATCGGCGAGAACCTGACTTTCACCCCCGAAACCCCGATGGAAGACGACCGCTGGGTGGTGCGCTCCTGGCCGAGCCAGCTGGAACAGGCCTACTACGCCGATCCCAAGCTGATCGCCTATGAGACCGCGGCCAAAGCCCGCGAGGCCGCGGCCAAGAGCGAGCAAATCCCGTTCGAGCCGGGAGACGAGTCCACCCTGGCGCACGTGAAGAGCTGGCTGGCCGCGATCCAGAGCCGCAAGCAGCCCTACGAGTGCGTCGAGGTCGGCCACCGCGCCGCCGCGGTTGCGCACATGGTCAACCGCTCGATCCAGACCCAGTCCGCCGTGCTCTGGGACTTCGACAAGCAGCTGATCAAGGCTTAA
- a CDS encoding cytochrome c family protein yields MKRILTAVSVAVLTFAFTGLAGAATYQHKFTGASKCKVCHMAEKKGNQYGVWSGSSHAKAFTVLATDEAKAVAKKAGVADPQTDKGCLSCHVTGFDAPAEMKGPKYAQEEGVTCESCHGPGEDYSPLKVMKDKAAAVAAGLKVPDEKTCKQCHNEKSPTYKPFNYATFWAKIKHDNPLTQ; encoded by the coding sequence ATGAAAAGAATTCTCACAGCAGTAAGCGTTGCAGTGCTGACTTTCGCTTTCACCGGCCTGGCCGGGGCGGCGACCTATCAGCACAAGTTCACCGGCGCCAGCAAGTGCAAGGTCTGCCACATGGCCGAAAAGAAAGGCAACCAGTACGGCGTGTGGAGCGGCTCGTCGCATGCCAAGGCTTTCACTGTCCTGGCCACGGATGAGGCCAAGGCGGTGGCCAAAAAAGCCGGCGTGGCCGATCCGCAGACCGACAAGGGCTGCCTGAGCTGCCACGTGACCGGGTTCGACGCGCCGGCCGAGATGAAAGGCCCGAAGTACGCGCAGGAGGAAGGTGTCACCTGCGAAAGCTGCCACGGCCCGGGCGAAGACTACTCGCCGCTCAAGGTGATGAAGGACAAGGCGGCCGCGGTCGCCGCCGGCCTGAAGGTTCCGGACGAGAAAACCTGTAAGCAGTGCCACAACGAGAAGAGCCCGACCTACAAGCCGTTCAACTATGCAACTTTCTGGGCCAAGATCAAGCACGACAATCCCCTGACCCAGTAG